A window of the Haloarcula litorea genome harbors these coding sequences:
- a CDS encoding DUF7123 family protein: MGEFSEEDRRILEFLRDQVSRGESYFRAKNIASQIGLSSKQVGARLPRLAEEADEVEIEKWGRARSTTWRVTTS, encoded by the coding sequence TCAGTGAGGAGGACCGGCGCATCCTGGAGTTCCTCCGCGACCAGGTGTCCCGTGGGGAGAGCTACTTCCGCGCGAAGAACATCGCCTCCCAGATCGGCCTCTCGTCGAAGCAGGTCGGTGCCCGACTCCCCCGACTCGCCGAGGAGGCCGACGAGGTGGAGATCGAGAAGTGGGGCCGCGCTCGGTCGACGACCTGGCGCGTGACCACCAGCTAG